A region of Myxococcus stipitatus DSM 14675 DNA encodes the following proteins:
- a CDS encoding MBL fold metallo-hydrolase — translation MLFRQLFDSESSTYTYLLADERTREALLIDPVIEQVDRDIKLLGELGLTLRFVLETHVHADHVTAAGVLRQRMGAQVVASRLGAPCVDRQVSHGDVVEMGSLRLEVLETPGHTDDSVSYRMEDRVFTGDTLLVRSAGRTDFQNGSASALHDSLTRVLFALPAGTLVYPGHDYKGHSVSTIDEEMRHNARVAGRNREDFIQLMNGLQLPPPKKLSVSVPANLACGVVEPARMPSVKA, via the coding sequence ACTCTTCGACTCAGAGTCCTCGACGTACACCTATCTGCTGGCGGACGAGCGGACGCGAGAGGCGCTGCTCATCGACCCCGTCATCGAGCAGGTGGACCGCGACATCAAGCTGCTGGGCGAGCTGGGGCTCACGCTGCGCTTCGTGCTGGAGACCCACGTCCACGCCGACCATGTGACGGCGGCGGGCGTGCTGCGGCAGCGCATGGGGGCACAGGTCGTGGCGAGCCGCCTGGGGGCGCCGTGTGTCGACCGGCAGGTGTCACACGGTGACGTCGTCGAGATGGGGTCGCTGCGCCTCGAGGTGCTCGAGACGCCGGGCCACACCGACGACAGCGTGAGCTACCGGATGGAGGACCGGGTCTTCACGGGAGACACCTTGCTGGTGCGCTCGGCCGGGCGGACGGACTTCCAGAACGGGAGCGCGAGCGCGCTGCATGACTCCCTCACGCGAGTCCTCTTCGCGCTCCCCGCGGGCACCCTGGTGTATCCCGGCCATGACTACAAGGGGCACTCGGTGAGCACCATCGACGAAGAGATGCGCCACAACGCGCGTGTGGCGGGACGCAACCGCGAGGACTTCATCCAGTTGATGAACGGCCTCCAGTTGCCGCCGCCCAAGAAGCTCTCCGTGTCCGTGCCCGCCAACCTCGCTTGTGGGGTGGTCGAGCCGGCGCGGATGCCCTCCGTGAAGGCGTGA
- a CDS encoding YeiH family protein: MTAPLATPDTTVSAPGSGAAAGPVTPAASPSTGEVWRRRLPGLVLAAALAVGSYWLATLPGLKVVGPLTVALLVGIALRSTMAAGIPSVWVEGQRYSARTVLRLGIVLMGARLDFALVAKVGPRVLVLAMAVIVGGILGIRWVTQRFGVPEKLGTLLAVGTSICGASAVVAASSVTRAEEEDTTLAVGLCGILGTMGVLFYVFVGPLLGLTTAQLAILSGATLHEVAQVMAAAFTWGTTAGDLGTLVKLTRVVLLAPALVVLGLVSGSGGKVRYSWKEPPIPWFVLGFLAVGVLGSVGVVPAAGKAALSTASVFLMVMAMGAMGMGTHISMLRRAGMRVVYAGLVGFAALALSAWGLIHLLSIQ, from the coding sequence ATGACTGCTCCACTAGCGACACCCGACACGACGGTCTCCGCGCCTGGCAGTGGTGCGGCGGCGGGCCCGGTGACACCTGCTGCTTCGCCCTCCACGGGGGAGGTCTGGAGGAGGCGTCTGCCGGGGTTGGTGCTGGCCGCGGCGTTGGCGGTGGGGAGCTATTGGCTCGCCACGTTGCCGGGGCTGAAGGTGGTGGGGCCGCTGACGGTGGCGTTGTTGGTGGGCATCGCGCTGCGCTCGACGATGGCGGCGGGGATTCCCTCGGTGTGGGTGGAGGGGCAGCGCTACTCGGCGCGCACGGTGTTGCGGTTGGGCATCGTGCTGATGGGGGCGCGGCTGGACTTCGCGCTCGTGGCGAAGGTGGGGCCGAGGGTGCTGGTGTTGGCGATGGCGGTCATCGTCGGAGGCATCCTGGGCATCCGGTGGGTGACGCAGCGCTTCGGTGTGCCGGAGAAGCTGGGGACGTTGCTGGCGGTGGGGACGTCCATCTGTGGTGCGAGCGCGGTGGTGGCGGCGAGCTCCGTCACGCGAGCGGAGGAGGAGGACACCACGCTGGCGGTGGGGCTGTGCGGGATATTGGGGACGATGGGCGTGCTGTTCTACGTCTTCGTGGGCCCGTTGCTGGGGTTGACCACGGCGCAGCTCGCGATTCTCTCGGGGGCCACGTTGCACGAGGTGGCGCAGGTGATGGCGGCGGCGTTCACCTGGGGGACCACGGCGGGGGATTTGGGGACGCTGGTGAAGCTGACGCGGGTGGTGTTGTTGGCGCCGGCGCTGGTGGTGCTGGGGTTGGTCTCTGGCTCGGGCGGGAAGGTGCGCTACTCGTGGAAGGAGCCGCCGATTCCGTGGTTCGTGCTGGGGTTCCTCGCGGTGGGGGTGCTCGGCTCGGTGGGAGTGGTGCCCGCGGCGGGGAAGGCCGCGCTCTCCACGGCGAGCGTCTTCCTCATGGTGATGGCCATGGGGGCGATGGGAATGGGGACACACATCAGCATGCTGCGCCGTGCGGGCATGCGAGTGGTCTACGCGGGCCTCGTGGGCTTCGCGGCCCTGGCGCTGTCGGCCTGGGGCCTCATCCACCTGCTGTCGATTCAGTAG
- a CDS encoding DUF2357 domain-containing protein, whose product MHFRDAKGRHLEGIIQDGVVVLEEDRTYRLALQLNQAARVECRGWLGELELEWDSASASFTLRTSYWVGTQSLRIQGPQGEQHLSVEVLPHKNKLRSEAWAHLLRDLDAWMPGTTVGQEGGRHGRVSHQGCDIAGVASVLGDLVPAFETALMSVLRSPKEQSVELWTEVPIHSVKQADRGTLRWLASHPNTYQGVRGYAESFGTGPVPRVPSRAWQGALDHAANRHVAWLTRQVVLKLRDTVECVQRGLQKTQSLDPDLEEWCKGRVRHLARGADDLEALLLETPLGAMTPEYASDSAILTFVDDPLYARVHAFGQLFLSPRFQLPADDAHLAAPVRPSYELYELWTFLALRRLLEELLPEARWSEDNTDTLRLFDESPHGASYTARWPGHGTLTLHFNLSFPGFLTRERKRSSRWSISKTRRPDLVVTWHPEEGPARWLCLDAKYRTDTRGIADAFESAHIYRDSLRWRDLGEQGRCAGAVLLVPTRLPQTEPWFEKSFRDEHHVGVFCLTPGQPPPPELIEWLRHTLLATESTAGG is encoded by the coding sequence ATGCACTTCCGGGATGCGAAAGGTCGTCACCTCGAAGGAATCATCCAGGATGGTGTCGTCGTCCTGGAAGAGGACCGGACCTACAGGCTCGCCCTTCAGCTGAACCAAGCCGCGCGGGTGGAGTGTCGCGGCTGGCTCGGCGAGCTGGAGCTGGAGTGGGACTCCGCCTCCGCGAGCTTCACCCTTCGGACGAGCTACTGGGTCGGGACGCAATCCCTGCGCATCCAGGGCCCCCAGGGAGAGCAACACCTCTCCGTCGAGGTACTCCCTCACAAGAACAAGCTCCGGAGCGAAGCCTGGGCCCATCTGCTGCGCGACCTGGACGCGTGGATGCCCGGCACCACCGTCGGCCAGGAAGGAGGCCGGCACGGCCGCGTGAGTCACCAGGGCTGCGACATCGCGGGAGTGGCCTCGGTGCTCGGCGACCTGGTGCCCGCGTTCGAGACCGCGCTGATGTCCGTGCTCCGTTCCCCCAAGGAGCAGTCCGTCGAGCTCTGGACCGAGGTCCCCATCCACTCGGTCAAACAAGCGGACCGAGGCACCTTGCGCTGGCTGGCCAGCCATCCGAACACCTACCAAGGTGTCCGAGGCTACGCGGAGAGCTTCGGCACGGGCCCGGTCCCGCGAGTCCCCAGTCGAGCATGGCAAGGCGCCCTGGACCACGCAGCCAATCGCCACGTCGCGTGGCTGACGCGGCAAGTGGTCCTCAAGCTTCGCGACACCGTGGAGTGTGTCCAGCGAGGGCTCCAGAAGACGCAGTCACTGGACCCGGACCTCGAAGAGTGGTGCAAGGGCCGCGTCCGGCACCTGGCTCGAGGAGCCGATGACCTCGAGGCGCTCCTGCTCGAAACACCCCTGGGCGCGATGACTCCCGAGTACGCGTCGGACTCGGCGATCCTCACCTTCGTCGATGACCCGCTCTATGCGCGGGTCCACGCCTTCGGCCAGCTCTTCCTCTCCCCCCGGTTCCAGCTCCCCGCCGACGATGCACACCTCGCCGCCCCCGTGCGGCCGTCCTACGAGCTCTATGAGCTCTGGACGTTCCTCGCGCTGCGACGACTGCTGGAGGAGCTCCTCCCCGAGGCCCGGTGGAGCGAAGACAACACCGACACCCTTCGACTCTTCGACGAGTCACCACATGGCGCCAGCTACACCGCGCGATGGCCGGGCCACGGGACCCTGACCCTCCACTTCAACCTCTCGTTCCCAGGGTTCCTCACGCGAGAGCGAAAGCGGAGCTCACGCTGGAGCATCTCGAAGACGAGGCGTCCGGACCTCGTCGTGACGTGGCATCCAGAAGAGGGGCCCGCGCGCTGGCTGTGCCTCGACGCGAAGTACCGCACCGACACCCGAGGCATCGCCGACGCCTTCGAGTCCGCGCACATCTACCGCGACTCACTCCGCTGGCGAGACCTGGGCGAGCAAGGACGCTGCGCGGGCGCGGTGCTGCTCGTTCCCACCCGGCTCCCCCAGACGGAGCCCTGGTTCGAGAAGTCCTTCCGCGACGAGCACCACGTGGGCGTCTTCTGCCTGACGCCCGGGCAACCACCGCCCCCGGAGCTCATCGAGTGGCTCCGTCACACACTCCTCGCTACTGAATCGACAGCAGGTGGATGA
- a CDS encoding McrB family protein, with the protein MLTDAQVKKLWEKAQPFPGWEQWQANYRDMLLKVRGLSDEELATPENQELLWSADTLSLLGPGGKGTMTGAFTDPELTAAIINVRHFTWPRDPGERAEAMKDESERLSGLVSPRHSPRRPEARLERLLAVLLPAEFHCAFGYQAQLRIADLLLPENSPHSHVLVRSRLRKILGTERALDEHVRRSVFCWWLHAHYEAIKAGQFDSFPATPTPLGPPKPIALWPFARQFKANAALRLLVETYRHVIDTSLSGITREELREELGSLEDYNALSPSTLRSLTARVIGLGFLEERNKVISPTWDGFELVECDAPDILVHRMLERVFPIAAILRFVKAEPRTTPEIITYQQQIYPRWTATMAPTANLTWVKALGLVEHQADGKYQLSEYGAEWEARLPQELPMLPPEATVSADLLADVVAEVAQELKAIEPPTRPWPGLPELRQGFQEDPQTQGFVLDDSQLSALHHAWHCHPHKRFVILAGLSGTGKTALVRHYARVYCAALDLDLEKHLEVVAVSPDWKDPTGLLGYYNALHETPTFQVEPTLRLLLSAARNPSKPYFLLLDEMNLARVEQYFAPFLSSMESGLPIALHGQDSPVNGVPHRLAWPRNLFIAGTVNMDETTFPFSDKVLDRAFTLEFWDVNLRAFFEARQVERQPALERTIESFHQALRPIRRHFGYRTAGELLSFVEAAGSEALPEERVRLLDQGIFSKVLPRLRGESSPELRNAFTVLKKLCETESLERCGEKLSQMEANNPRTGIIRFWS; encoded by the coding sequence GTGCTGACCGATGCACAGGTGAAGAAGCTCTGGGAGAAGGCCCAGCCGTTCCCAGGGTGGGAGCAGTGGCAGGCGAACTACCGCGACATGCTGCTGAAGGTCCGTGGCCTCTCGGACGAGGAGCTTGCCACCCCTGAGAACCAGGAGCTGCTCTGGTCGGCCGACACCCTCAGCCTTCTCGGGCCGGGCGGCAAGGGGACCATGACGGGGGCGTTCACCGACCCGGAGCTCACCGCCGCCATCATCAACGTCCGGCACTTCACCTGGCCCAGGGATCCTGGCGAACGCGCCGAGGCGATGAAGGACGAGAGCGAACGACTCTCCGGGCTCGTTTCTCCGCGCCACAGCCCTCGACGCCCCGAGGCTCGACTGGAGCGCCTGCTCGCAGTGCTGCTCCCCGCGGAGTTTCACTGCGCCTTCGGTTATCAGGCCCAGCTCCGCATCGCGGACCTGCTCTTGCCCGAGAACAGTCCGCACAGTCACGTCCTCGTCCGAAGCCGTCTGCGGAAGATTCTCGGAACCGAGCGAGCGCTGGACGAGCATGTCCGCCGCTCCGTGTTCTGCTGGTGGCTCCACGCCCACTACGAGGCCATCAAGGCGGGCCAGTTCGATTCATTTCCGGCCACGCCAACGCCCCTCGGTCCGCCCAAGCCCATCGCACTGTGGCCGTTTGCCAGACAGTTCAAGGCCAACGCGGCGCTCAGGCTTCTCGTTGAAACCTATCGGCATGTGATTGACACCTCGCTCTCGGGCATCACGCGCGAGGAGCTTCGAGAGGAGCTGGGCAGCCTCGAGGACTACAATGCCCTGTCGCCTTCGACGCTCCGCAGCCTCACCGCGCGAGTCATCGGCTTGGGCTTTCTCGAAGAGCGCAACAAAGTCATCTCCCCCACCTGGGATGGGTTCGAGCTCGTGGAGTGCGACGCGCCCGACATCTTGGTTCATCGGATGCTCGAGCGGGTCTTCCCCATCGCGGCCATCTTGCGATTCGTCAAGGCCGAGCCACGCACCACCCCAGAGATCATCACCTACCAGCAGCAGATCTACCCTCGCTGGACGGCCACCATGGCCCCCACCGCGAACCTGACGTGGGTCAAGGCACTCGGTCTGGTGGAGCATCAAGCGGACGGGAAGTACCAGCTCAGCGAGTATGGCGCCGAATGGGAAGCACGGCTGCCACAGGAGCTGCCGATGCTCCCGCCCGAAGCCACTGTCTCCGCGGACCTGCTCGCGGACGTGGTGGCGGAGGTGGCCCAAGAGCTGAAAGCCATCGAGCCTCCCACCCGTCCATGGCCCGGGTTGCCCGAGCTGCGTCAGGGGTTCCAGGAGGATCCACAGACCCAGGGGTTCGTGCTCGACGACTCCCAGCTCAGCGCGCTCCACCATGCGTGGCACTGCCATCCCCACAAGCGCTTCGTCATCCTCGCGGGGCTCTCCGGGACCGGGAAGACGGCGCTCGTCCGGCACTATGCGCGCGTCTACTGCGCGGCGTTGGACCTGGACCTGGAGAAGCACCTGGAGGTCGTGGCCGTCTCTCCCGACTGGAAGGACCCCACCGGACTGCTGGGCTACTACAACGCCCTGCATGAGACGCCGACGTTCCAGGTGGAGCCCACACTCCGCCTGTTGCTCAGCGCCGCGCGGAACCCATCCAAGCCCTACTTCCTGCTCTTGGATGAGATGAACCTCGCACGGGTCGAGCAGTACTTCGCCCCCTTCCTCTCGTCGATGGAGTCCGGGCTTCCCATCGCGCTGCATGGCCAGGACTCGCCCGTCAACGGCGTCCCGCATCGGCTCGCATGGCCGCGAAACCTGTTCATCGCGGGCACGGTGAACATGGACGAGACCACCTTCCCCTTCAGCGACAAGGTGCTGGACCGCGCCTTCACCCTGGAGTTCTGGGACGTCAATCTCCGCGCCTTCTTCGAGGCTCGACAGGTCGAACGCCAGCCCGCGCTGGAGCGCACCATCGAGTCGTTCCACCAAGCCCTGCGGCCCATTCGCCGGCACTTCGGCTACCGCACCGCGGGCGAGCTCCTCTCCTTCGTGGAAGCAGCCGGCTCCGAAGCGCTCCCCGAGGAGCGTGTGCGCCTGCTGGACCAGGGAATCTTCTCCAAGGTCCTCCCTCGCCTCCGAGGCGAATCGAGTCCTGAGCTGCGCAACGCCTTCACCGTCCTCAAGAAGCTCTGCGAAACAGAGTCCCTCGAGCGGTGTGGAGAGAAGCTGAGCCAGATGGAGGCCAACAACCCCCGCACGGGCATCATCCGGTTCTGGTCGTGA
- a CDS encoding DEAD/DEAH box helicase family protein, producing the protein MSSPFLLIPESRWVASNTLAFAIRDGFPVSPGHTLVIPRRPVATWFDATAEEQRALFELVDEVKRGLDAELRPDGYNLGINVGAAAGQTVFHLHVHVIPRFQGDVGDARGGVRHVIPHKGNHLAAPQAKPLATGGLGDPFLSHLEPLFSRATDIAVLAAFVQDSGLDVLRQSVDAALLRGARVRILTGDYLTITQAEALRRLLDWMDEDSVLQGGSRGHFEARIVEVEKERVSSFHPKSWRFKGEELAVAYVGSSNISRSALKTGIEWNLRVEQDRDPRAWGEVVEAFEDWWERATPLEADWVEAYARRASLTQRTRAPVEAESVVPPREPHVLQREALRALARSREEGRRRALVVLATGLGKTLLAAWDVAAFQAEQEVQPRVLFLAHREELLVQAAETFRRQFPRRRFGWYVGSKSSLEGDVVFASVQKLSNRDGLEALRAAARFDYVIVDEVHHAAAASYRVILSRLEPAFLLGLTATPERADDGDILGLFDDHLAYRADLGEGIEAGLLTPFAYLGLKDDVPYENLPWRSRSFEPEALAQAVQTEARMRTLWRAWEEHAASRTLVFCVSVSHANYVQRWLEEKGVRAAAVYSGPGSADRAQALRELAAGTLDAVCSVDLFNEGVDVPSIDRVVMLRPTESPVVFLQQLGRGLRKSEGKTRVTVIDFVGNHRLFLDRVRTLLALGRGAMSLRDFLVHGKQPELPPGCSVQVEVEAKEMLRHFLATGETEVARVYRELRDSRGQRPTIGELYRLGYAPASLSRHEEHSGWFQFVEAEKDLTDAQTRALKQDPAWFRNLELTPMSKCFKMVLLEALLEADALEQGLSLQELAQRSLSILRRNPELMRDIEGAEALDSSLPVREWTQDGKWFRVEGDRFVPRFALTEDTRDAFEEMTRELVEYRLAQYRRRQLSQSRGPGTPFEAQVITNQREPILKLPDRKQRPDLPQGITEVRIPGGEPWQFHFVKIAVNVAKPAGAEKNQLPKLLRGWFEDFAGKPGTAFRVRFTPRADGWSVEPARAEVLAFKRPMGCISFPTLRAAAGAASHALSLEQAPEAEWVRLPVQARGEGLFAVRASGDSMNGGDHPIRDGDWLVMRYARDLSPRELEGQVALIQVPDAAGYAYQVKRLVRAANQWRLRSDNPAYATKDVNEGVMPIAQLVEVLTPESLAPPRGARLTEAQAMEHFDLSTTPKTGRRDGHLFLVSTDTDGIRLDARVADRRPGETAFVLTREVARDLWRYEGVAHWDDTRTRWTLGVLTT; encoded by the coding sequence GTGTCCTCCCCTTTCCTGCTGATTCCTGAATCCCGGTGGGTCGCCTCGAACACGCTGGCCTTCGCCATCCGAGACGGCTTCCCGGTGAGCCCGGGACACACCCTGGTGATTCCGCGTCGCCCGGTCGCCACCTGGTTCGACGCCACGGCCGAGGAGCAGCGCGCCCTCTTCGAGCTGGTGGACGAGGTGAAGCGGGGTCTGGACGCGGAGCTGCGCCCGGATGGGTACAACCTGGGCATCAACGTGGGCGCGGCGGCCGGGCAGACGGTGTTCCACCTGCATGTGCATGTCATTCCCCGCTTCCAGGGGGACGTCGGAGACGCACGCGGTGGCGTCCGGCATGTCATTCCGCACAAGGGGAACCACCTGGCCGCGCCACAGGCGAAGCCGCTCGCCACGGGTGGACTGGGTGACCCGTTCCTCTCGCACCTGGAGCCGCTGTTCTCGCGTGCGACGGATATCGCGGTGCTCGCGGCGTTCGTGCAGGACAGCGGGTTGGACGTGCTGCGGCAGTCCGTGGACGCGGCCCTCTTGCGAGGAGCGCGGGTGCGAATCCTCACGGGGGACTATCTGACCATCACCCAGGCGGAGGCGCTGCGACGCCTGCTGGATTGGATGGACGAGGACAGCGTGCTCCAGGGCGGAAGCCGAGGACACTTCGAGGCCCGCATCGTGGAGGTGGAGAAGGAGCGGGTGTCCTCGTTCCATCCCAAGTCCTGGCGGTTCAAAGGGGAGGAGCTCGCGGTGGCGTACGTGGGCTCGAGCAACATCTCCCGGTCCGCGCTGAAGACAGGCATCGAGTGGAACCTGCGTGTCGAGCAGGACCGGGACCCTCGGGCCTGGGGGGAAGTGGTCGAGGCCTTCGAGGACTGGTGGGAGCGAGCCACGCCGCTGGAGGCGGACTGGGTGGAGGCCTATGCGCGCCGCGCGAGCCTCACGCAGCGGACGCGCGCCCCCGTTGAAGCGGAGTCGGTGGTTCCGCCTCGCGAGCCACACGTGCTCCAGCGAGAGGCATTGCGAGCCCTCGCGCGAAGCCGGGAGGAAGGTCGGCGGCGTGCGCTGGTGGTGTTGGCGACGGGGTTGGGGAAGACGTTGCTGGCCGCATGGGATGTGGCTGCCTTTCAGGCAGAGCAAGAGGTCCAGCCGCGCGTCCTCTTCCTGGCCCATCGCGAGGAGCTGTTGGTCCAAGCGGCGGAGACCTTTCGCCGCCAGTTTCCTCGGCGGCGCTTTGGTTGGTACGTGGGCTCGAAGTCTTCGCTCGAGGGCGATGTGGTGTTCGCCTCGGTGCAGAAGCTGTCGAATCGCGATGGGTTGGAGGCGCTGCGAGCAGCGGCCCGCTTCGACTACGTCATCGTGGATGAAGTGCATCACGCCGCGGCGGCGAGCTACCGGGTGATTCTCTCGCGGCTGGAGCCGGCGTTCCTGCTGGGCCTGACGGCGACGCCCGAGCGCGCGGATGATGGCGACATCCTGGGGCTGTTCGATGACCACCTCGCTTATCGGGCGGACCTGGGAGAAGGCATCGAAGCGGGGCTGCTGACGCCGTTCGCGTACCTGGGGCTCAAGGATGACGTGCCCTACGAGAACCTCCCCTGGCGAAGCCGGAGCTTCGAGCCGGAGGCGCTGGCGCAAGCGGTCCAGACGGAAGCGCGGATGCGGACGCTGTGGCGAGCCTGGGAGGAGCACGCGGCGAGCAGGACGCTCGTGTTCTGTGTCTCGGTGTCCCATGCGAACTACGTCCAGCGGTGGCTGGAGGAGAAGGGAGTGAGGGCCGCGGCCGTCTACTCGGGGCCGGGCTCGGCGGACCGGGCGCAGGCGCTGCGAGAGCTGGCGGCGGGGACGCTGGACGCGGTGTGCTCGGTGGACCTCTTCAACGAGGGTGTGGATGTGCCGAGCATCGACCGCGTGGTGATGCTGCGCCCCACGGAGTCCCCCGTCGTCTTCCTTCAGCAGCTGGGCCGAGGGCTGCGCAAGTCCGAGGGGAAGACCCGCGTCACGGTCATCGACTTCGTGGGCAACCATCGGTTGTTCCTCGACCGGGTGCGCACGCTGCTGGCACTGGGGCGAGGGGCGATGTCGCTCCGGGACTTCCTGGTGCACGGCAAGCAGCCCGAGCTGCCACCGGGTTGTTCCGTGCAGGTGGAGGTCGAAGCGAAGGAGATGCTGCGCCACTTCCTGGCGACAGGAGAGACGGAGGTTGCGCGCGTCTACCGCGAGCTGCGAGACAGCCGAGGTCAGCGGCCTACCATCGGAGAGCTGTACCGGCTGGGCTATGCGCCTGCGTCACTGAGCAGGCATGAAGAGCACTCTGGCTGGTTCCAGTTCGTGGAGGCAGAGAAGGACCTCACGGATGCGCAGACCCGAGCCCTGAAGCAAGACCCGGCGTGGTTCCGGAATCTCGAGCTCACGCCCATGAGCAAGTGCTTCAAGATGGTGCTGCTGGAGGCATTGCTCGAAGCGGATGCATTGGAGCAAGGACTGTCCTTGCAAGAGCTGGCGCAACGGAGCCTGTCCATCCTGCGGCGCAATCCCGAGCTGATGAGAGACATCGAAGGAGCCGAAGCACTCGACAGCTCACTCCCTGTCCGCGAGTGGACCCAGGATGGGAAGTGGTTCCGGGTGGAGGGGGACAGATTCGTCCCGCGCTTCGCGCTGACCGAGGACACCCGAGACGCCTTCGAGGAGATGACCCGAGAGCTGGTCGAGTACCGACTCGCGCAGTACCGCCGGCGGCAGCTCAGCCAGTCGCGAGGACCCGGGACACCCTTCGAGGCCCAGGTCATCACCAACCAACGCGAGCCGATCCTCAAGCTCCCGGACCGGAAGCAGCGCCCCGACCTTCCCCAAGGCATCACCGAGGTTCGCATCCCTGGGGGTGAGCCGTGGCAGTTCCACTTCGTGAAGATCGCCGTCAACGTCGCGAAGCCCGCTGGAGCGGAGAAGAACCAGCTCCCGAAGCTCTTGAGAGGTTGGTTCGAGGACTTCGCGGGGAAGCCCGGCACGGCCTTCCGCGTGCGATTCACGCCACGCGCCGATGGATGGAGCGTCGAGCCAGCGCGCGCCGAGGTGCTCGCCTTCAAGCGCCCCATGGGCTGCATCTCCTTCCCAACGCTGCGAGCCGCAGCGGGAGCGGCGAGCCACGCCCTCTCGCTGGAGCAAGCTCCCGAAGCGGAGTGGGTGCGCCTGCCGGTTCAAGCGAGAGGTGAAGGGCTGTTCGCGGTGCGCGCATCAGGCGATTCGATGAATGGCGGAGACCATCCCATCCGTGACGGAGACTGGCTGGTGATGCGCTACGCCCGCGATCTCTCACCGAGGGAACTCGAGGGCCAGGTAGCGCTCATCCAGGTGCCTGATGCGGCGGGATATGCCTATCAGGTGAAGCGGCTGGTCCGTGCCGCCAATCAGTGGCGGTTGCGGTCCGACAATCCTGCATACGCCACGAAGGATGTGAACGAAGGAGTCATGCCCATCGCCCAGTTGGTCGAGGTGCTGACACCCGAGAGCCTCGCGCCACCGCGCGGTGCTCGCCTGACGGAGGCACAGGCCATGGAGCACTTCGACTTGTCCACGACACCCAAGACGGGGCGACGGGATGGACACCTGTTCCTTGTCTCAACGGATACTGATGGGATTCGTCTCGACGCGCGTGTCGCGGACCGCAGACCCGGAGAGACAGCCTTCGTGCTGACGCGCGAAGTCGCTCGAGACCTCTGGCGATACGAAGGCGTGGCACACTGGGATGACACCCGCACTCGCTGGACACTCGGAGTCCTCACGACGTGA
- a CDS encoding M16 family metallopeptidase, producing MFRQSLLWTSCLTLLAAPAAIAQAPAKAAAQPAATSTQKLGSNVESRTFKNGLKVIVWPDHDIPNVTLNNWFRVGSRNEYPGITGLSHFFEHMMFNGAKKYGPGEFDRVMEANGGANNAFTSEDVTVYQDWFPRTALDLIFQLEADRLQFLSFDPKVIESERGVVYSERRSSVDNNNMVALMEQVQATAFVAHPYQFPVIGWPSDIESWRMEDLQRYFKTYYAPNNGTLVFTGAVTPAEVFALVEKYLEPIPSQPPPEPVRTKEPEQQGERRIVLQKLAQSPLLQLAYQGMAAKDADVEALTLLLNILGDGDSSRLHRRLVEEERAAINVATYFSPGFDPSLVWVTADLPPKGNLARVEALITEELARVVKSGVTEAELTKARNITLATFWRSLETINTRAYALGAAETFRGDYRQLFEAPARYERVTREDLRKVAARIFATQRRTVGWLVPTEEAAASPTAATKDAKR from the coding sequence ATGTTCCGTCAGTCCCTCCTCTGGACGTCGTGCCTGACGCTGCTGGCGGCCCCCGCCGCCATCGCCCAGGCACCCGCCAAGGCGGCCGCTCAACCCGCCGCCACCTCCACCCAGAAGCTCGGCTCCAACGTCGAGAGCCGCACCTTCAAGAATGGTCTCAAGGTCATCGTCTGGCCTGACCACGACATTCCGAACGTCACCCTCAACAACTGGTTCCGCGTCGGAAGCCGCAACGAATACCCAGGCATCACCGGCCTGTCCCACTTCTTCGAACACATGATGTTCAACGGCGCCAAGAAGTACGGCCCCGGTGAGTTCGACCGCGTGATGGAGGCGAACGGCGGCGCCAACAACGCCTTCACGTCCGAGGACGTCACCGTCTACCAGGACTGGTTCCCGCGCACCGCGCTCGACCTCATCTTCCAGCTCGAGGCCGACCGCCTCCAATTCCTCTCGTTCGACCCCAAGGTCATCGAGTCCGAGCGCGGCGTCGTCTACTCGGAGCGCCGCTCCAGCGTGGACAACAACAACATGGTCGCGCTCATGGAGCAGGTCCAGGCGACCGCCTTCGTGGCCCACCCCTACCAGTTCCCCGTCATCGGCTGGCCTTCCGACATCGAGTCGTGGCGCATGGAGGACCTCCAGCGCTACTTCAAGACGTACTACGCCCCGAACAACGGCACCCTCGTCTTCACCGGCGCCGTCACCCCGGCGGAAGTCTTCGCCCTCGTCGAGAAGTACCTGGAGCCCATCCCCTCGCAGCCTCCGCCGGAGCCCGTCCGCACGAAGGAGCCGGAGCAGCAGGGCGAGCGGCGCATCGTCCTCCAGAAGCTCGCCCAGTCCCCGCTCCTCCAGCTCGCCTACCAGGGCATGGCCGCGAAGGACGCCGACGTCGAGGCCCTCACCCTCCTGCTCAACATCCTGGGCGACGGTGACTCCTCGCGACTCCACCGCCGCCTCGTCGAGGAGGAGCGCGCCGCCATCAACGTGGCCACCTACTTCAGCCCCGGCTTCGACCCGTCCCTCGTCTGGGTGACCGCGGACCTGCCCCCCAAGGGCAACCTGGCGCGCGTCGAGGCCCTCATCACCGAGGAGCTCGCCCGTGTCGTGAAGAGCGGCGTCACCGAGGCCGAGCTGACCAAGGCGCGCAACATCACCCTGGCCACCTTCTGGCGCTCCCTGGAGACCATCAACACCCGCGCCTACGCGCTGGGCGCCGCGGAGACCTTCCGAGGCGACTACCGCCAGCTCTTCGAGGCCCCCGCCCGCTACGAGCGCGTCACCCGCGAGGACCTGCGCAAGGTCGCCGCCCGCATCTTCGCCACCCAGCGCCGCACCGTCGGCTGGCTCGTCCCCACCGAGGAAGCCGCCGCCTCCCCCACCGCCGCCACCAAGGATGCCAAGCGATGA